CCAAACTTGTCGCTGAAGTTATAGTTGAGTTTTACGCCTGCATTCTGGAAAGGGCCGTTGGTAAAAAGATAAGAAGTGGAATAGTTGAAGTTGCCTGTGGGAGCAATGACTTCGTAGCCTACGAATGTTCCCATATACCCACCGGTAACAGAAAATTTGTCGGTGAAGGCATAGGACACATAGAGGTTCTGAATATTGGGTGCATAAGCCGGAATATCGACGGCATTTTCTCCATCACCGACAGTGGTGCGGAGCGGCCCTGGGCCTACGGAACCAGCATTGCGAGGACCAAAGGAAATTTCTCCGGTAAAAGAAGCTTTTCCAGTTGTTTTTTCCAGTTTTAGGTCGATCATACCGATAGAAACGGAGTTTTGCTCGTCGCCAAAGCTGGTCGGAATATTGCCTGTTCCTGAGAAATCATATTTATAATAGGTATCCACTGAGCCGGAAATCTGGAGTTTTTCTTCTTCTTCCTGCCCAAAGAGCAGGGAAATTCCTGCAAAAAGAGATACAATAAGGGTAAGTCCTGACTTTTTCATTTGAGTTAAAGTTTGTTGGATTGAATAAAGATGATCATAGCCTCAGGGGTAGAGAAGCTTATCATACTACCGTAAACTTGCAGATCAGGAAAGAGTGTTTTGCAGAAAAAAAATAAAGCTTTTGATAGTCACTGACCGAAACCATACAGTCAGGAATAAATGCGAAAGAGAAAAAGAGTTACCGGCTGGTTGTTCAACCGGCAACTCTGTCTAAGAAATCTATTCTTCGTAAATGATCGTGTACCCTCTGATACCGTGCTCGTGGCTGTCCAGACCGGAAGCTTCGTGCTCGGGAGAAACCCTGATTCCCCATACTTTTTTGAGTACAAAGAATACCAGAAAAGCGAAAGAAAACGCAGCTGCACCGCATACTGCTACACCTATGAGCTGGTTGATAAATTGATCAATACCTGCTTTTGCACCGAAAATACCTACTACAAGTGTACCAAAGATACCACAAGTGAGGTGAACAGAAACGGCGCCTACACAGTCGTCAAGTTTCAATTTGTCAAGACCTACTGCTGACAGTACTACCAGGCCACCTGCGAGAACACCGATGAGCATAGACTCGTAAGGAGACATCAGGTCAGCACCGGCAGTAATACCTACCAGACCGGCAAGGATACCATTAAGTGCCATACCAAGGTCGAGGCGGTTGAACATGAACCTTGCGGTAATCACGCCACCAATACCACCTGCCGCCGCCGCCAGGCAGGTATTTACCAATACCAGGGAAGTGGCACCGGGAGCCGCAGAAAGTACGCTTCCTCCGTTAAATCCAAACCAGCCCAGCCAAAGCAAAAATACACCAATGACTGCGAGCGGGACGCTGGAGCCAGGAAAATCGTTGACTTTTCCGTCTTTATATTTGCCGATTCGGGCACCTACGAGCATGATACCAGCCAAAGCGCCCCATCCACCGATGGAATGTACCAGGGTAGAGCCTGCAAAATCATAAAAGCCCAGTCCGTCGAGGAAACCGCCGCCCCATTTCCAGGAGCCGATAATCGGATAGGCCAGGCCTACAAATAAAGTCGTGAAGATCAGGTAGCTGGAGATTTTTATACGCTCTGCAACTGCACCGGAAACGATGGTAGCAGCAGTAGCGGCAAACATACCCTGGAACAGGAAGTTGGTCCAATAGGTATAACCACCGTTATATTCGGTTGTGGTACCAGCTTCAGGTAAACTTAGCCCAAAACCAGCAAACCCCAGGAATCCGTTGAATGCATCACCCAATTCTTTGGGATACATGAGCGCAAACCCAAAGAGTGCGTAGGTGATAAGCCCAATCGCAGGGGTAAGGGTATTTTTAAACAAGATATTAACCGTGTTTTTGGCCTGTGTGAAACCAGATTCGACAGAGGCAAAACCCAGGTGCATAATAAATACCAGCGCGGTACAGATCATCATCCAGACATTGTTGGTCGTCAGAAGAGTGTCTGCAGCCTGTATGTTTGTCTGTGCAAGACCGGCACCAAGAGCTGCCAGAGAATCCGTTAACGCGCCAGGTACGGCGGTGGATAATGAATCAAGGAGCTGTTCGTCCATAGGAAAGAGTGTTAGTGGTGAGATGAATTTCCGAAATTGTGTAAACTAAATATGTCATTTGTCTGAAAAAGGCAGAGAAGGGTAGAAATTATGACCAGTTTTCTTTATCCCGCCTTATTTTTAATGACCAAAAGTCAACAAAAATGAATCTTAGGTGTATTTTGTGTAAAAAATTTGGGGTATTTTTGAAATTTGCTACTTCTTATAAGCCATAAATCAAAAATATCTCATGATTTTCTGCTTAAATACTGGAATTGGTAATAAAAAAAGAACTATTTTTAATTTGTGATTGCAATAATGGTGATTTTTTGAAGAATATCAAACGAAATAGTATATTTTTTTCAATTTCATTATTATTATCGTGCAAATCAGGGTTTTTTTAAAAAAATACTTTTCTTTTTTGAAATTTATTCATAAATCTGCGGCATCTTTTAGGAGTTTATCTCAGATACCTAATTTTCAACTATTCTAAAAATGGCAAAAGCAAAACTCGAGTACATCTGGCTGGATGGATCTTCACCTACCCAAGGCCTGAGAAGTAAGACAAAAATTGTATCGAATTTTAGCGGCAAACTGGAAGACTGCCCGATGTGGTCTTTTGACGGTTCTTCTACCGAGCAGGCAGAGGGCCGTTCGTCAGACTGTCTGCTGAAACCGGTCGCTATTTATCCTGATCCGGGACGTATCAATGGTTATCTCGTAATGACCGAAGTCCTGAATCCGGATCGTACAC
The DNA window shown above is from Bacteroidia bacterium and carries:
- a CDS encoding outer membrane beta-barrel protein translates to MKKSGLTLIVSLFAGISLLFGQEEEEKLQISGSVDTYYKYDFSGTGNIPTSFGDEQNSVSIGMIDLKLEKTTGKASFTGEISFGPRNAGSVGPGPLRTTVGDGENAVDIPAYAPNIQNLYVSYAFTDKFSVTGGYMGTFVGYEVIAPTGNFNYSTSYLFTNGPFQNAGVKLNYNFSDKFGVMVGAFNPWNVYTADPEIGPTSIGAQVFVAPVEGWNVYANFLDGSNGTIADLTTTFEVSDALMLGLNAATYSAGGDTAATFAGAAAYINYAVKNNVSLGLRYEHFRSNATAGILSETEDANVNAITFSANISGGSLTLIPEVRYDMASQSIFVDGNGAATKSAAQVLIAAVYAF
- a CDS encoding ammonium transporter, yielding MDEQLLDSLSTAVPGALTDSLAALGAGLAQTNIQAADTLLTTNNVWMMICTALVFIMHLGFASVESGFTQAKNTVNILFKNTLTPAIGLITYALFGFALMYPKELGDAFNGFLGFAGFGLSLPEAGTTTEYNGGYTYWTNFLFQGMFAATAATIVSGAVAERIKISSYLIFTTLFVGLAYPIIGSWKWGGGFLDGLGFYDFAGSTLVHSIGGWGALAGIMLVGARIGKYKDGKVNDFPGSSVPLAVIGVFLLWLGWFGFNGGSVLSAAPGATSLVLVNTCLAAAAGGIGGVITARFMFNRLDLGMALNGILAGLVGITAGADLMSPYESMLIGVLAGGLVVLSAVGLDKLKLDDCVGAVSVHLTCGIFGTLVVGIFGAKAGIDQFINQLIGVAVCGAAAFSFAFLVFFVLKKVWGIRVSPEHEASGLDSHEHGIRGYTIIYEE